From one Anabas testudineus chromosome 18, fAnaTes1.2, whole genome shotgun sequence genomic stretch:
- the LOC113157805 gene encoding type-2 ice-structuring protein-like produces MKMLTVSLLVCAMMALTRAADQSHAIKRAASCPSGWTGYNGRCFLYVPTEMTWADAEIYCLYHGGNLVSVHSFEEHHVIQSMILKLTHSYPLTWIGGSDAQQRGTWFWSDGTAFKLQYWAPGQPDNMGSAHCLLMNFGDLKKFDDQPCSYRKASVCAKKQ; encoded by the exons ATGAAGATGctgactgtgtctctgcttgTATGTGCCATGATGGCTCTGACCAGAGCTGCTG ATCAGAGTCACGCAATCAAGAGGGCAGCATCCTGTCCCAGTGGTTGGACTGGTTACAATGGCCGCTGTTTCCTCTACGTTCCAACAGAGATGACTTGGGCTGATGCTGAG ATATACTGTCTGTACCATGGTGGAAACCTTGTATCAGTGCACAGCTTTGAAGAGCATCATGTGATTCAGAGTATGATACTGAAGCTCACTCATTCATATCCACTGACTTGGATCGGAGGCTCCGATGCACAACAG CGGGGCACTTGGTTTTGGAGTGATGGTACAGCTTTCAAGCTTCAATACTGGGCTCCAGGACAGCCTGATAACATGGGATCAGCACACTGTTTGCTGATGAACTTTGGAG ATCTAAAGAAATTTGACGATCAGCCCTGCTCTTACAGAAAAGCATCTGTTTGCGCCAAAAAGCAATAA
- the LOC113157806 gene encoding type-2 ice-structuring protein-like, producing the protein MKMLTVSLLVCAMMALTRAADQSHAIKRAASCPSGWTANNGRCFLYVPTEMTWADAEKNCLYHGGNLVSVHSFEEHHVIQSMILKLTHAYPLTWIGGSDAEQEGTWFWSDGTAFRLHHWAPGQPDNMAANKALAHCLLMNSGDLKKFDDQPCSYKKPSVCAKKQ; encoded by the exons ATGAAGATGctgactgtgtctctgcttgTCTGTGCCATGATGGCTCTGACCAGAGCTGCTG ATCAGAGTCACGCAATCAAGAGGGCAGCATCCTGTCCCAGTGGTTGGACTGCTAACAATGGTCGCTGTTTCCTCTACGTTCCAACAGAGATGACTTGGGCTGATGCTGAG AAAAACTGTCTGTACCATGGTGGAAACCTTGTATCAGTGCACAGCTTTGAAGAGCATCATGTGATTCAGAGTATGATACTGAAGCTCACTCATGCATATCCACTGACTTGGATCGGAGGCTCCGATGCAGAACAG GAGGGCACTTGGTTTTGGAGTGATGGTACAGCTTTCAGGCTTCACCACTGGGCTCCTGGACAGCCTGATAACATGGCAGCAAACAAGGCATTAGCACACTGTTTGCTGATGAATTCTGGAg aTCTGAAGAAATTTGACGATCAGCCCTGCTCTTACAAAAAACCATCTGTTTGCGCCAAAAAGCAATGA